The following DNA comes from Capricornis sumatraensis isolate serow.1 chromosome 13, serow.2, whole genome shotgun sequence.
TTCTTGACTCTGCTCAATATTGCCTTTCTAGTGGATTTCCATAGCATTTCCCTGACCTTCCTATGGGATCCTTACTCTCTATATATGCCTTTATTATTGCACTTTTCATTAGTACTGTTCTCAGAGCTGTGGCTGTTACCTTACGTggcaaaagagactttgcagatgtgattaaatcaAGAATCGAGATGGTGAGGTTATTCTGGACTATCTGGGTGAGTCCTAAATATAATCACAGATGTCCTTATAAAAGGGAGGTAGAAGGAGATTTGACTGTAAAAGGAGGCAGTGTAACCACTTAAGCAAGACAATACACTGATGGCTTTGAGGATGAAAGAAGGGGCCACAGGCCAAAAAAAGCACCTCTAAAAGCTGAAAAAGTTAAGGAAACAGACTCTTCCCCTAGAAGCTCTAAAGAAAGTGTAGTCCTACTTAAATCTTGGTTTTAGACCAATGAAACACAGTGCAGACTTCTGGTCTTCgtaactgtaagagaataaatatgtattgttttaagctaccAAGGTTGTGGTTATTTGCTACAACATCAGTAAGAAACTAAAATCTTGGGGCAAGTGAGGCCCTACCCTGGGCCTCATGCTGCAGAGACCTCTGCTCTATGCCCATTCCCTCTGTGGGGGTGAAGAGTCTGTGTCCTCACTTCTAGACTAGGCACCACCCCAAGACTCCCAAATTCCTTACTAAAGAAATTCCTCCTCAAGACCTATTTATTGAGCCTAAATGCCTCTTCCCAAAGTTGGTTCTTTTGAGACAGACTGTACTGCCAGTGGGCTCATGCTCTGATTTGAAGGATAGTCAAAGGAGCAGTTATTTGTGGGATGAACCACTGTATAGACAGTAGACTGAAGGGCACAAGAACTGAGGCTAGGATACCAAAGAGAAGGCTGCCACAGGAATTCAGGTAAGAGATGGTAGAGATTGGTAGAGATGGTGAGAAGTGGCTAGAGTctagatatattttaaacataaaggCAACAAGCATCCATGTTGGATGGGAGGTATGAAAAAAAGGGAAGGCTGTGATTCCAAGGTTTCTGTTCTGAACAACTAGAAGGATGACGCTGTCATTaatttagatggtaaagaagggAGAAACAGCACTTACTGAGGTAAAGATAAGTggctttatttaaatgtattaaatttaGATGCCTATTACTTATCAAAGTAGGTAAGGTGTTGGATGTTGAATCTTGCTTTTTGCAAAGACTATATGCTTCCAGCAGTTAGCTTACAGTCTTAAAATAGAGATTATTAACAGATGGGTCAAATGAACATGTGACATTCCTTCATAGAAATGTTTCAAGACATACTCACAGTTTTATGTCCTTGCATCATCAGATAGGTGAAGATCCAGCCCATTGACAGTACACAGCCTGACAAGCTGTGTAAGCCAGGGATATTAACAGCCTGGTTGTTTAGTATCTTCTTGTTCTTAGCTCTTTCAAACATTTAGGGCAGACATTGAATATTAATACCAACTGGATTGAAGTCGGATCCATGGTCTGTCTTACTATCTTAGTCTTGAACTTTCTTAATCTGCTGATTGCAaaaatttttctctgaaattttaaCATGTATAATAATTTGACTTTGTCTCACCTTGAAATTATGTTGTTTTCCCTACCACATATTTGGAAAGTTTATAGCCAGGGCTTTTGTTATTTCAGTCCGCTTGAATGCATCCTGGGTACTAACAGGGCCTGAGAGAGTGTCTGATGTTGCTGAATAGTCTATAAAGGTTGTTCATTAGAAAATGTTAATTTGATGAATGAGCAATAATGCTGATCTTCCTGGATCTCAATTCATAGACACTATAAAACAATAAACCTATAAATCTTAGTGTGTTTTGTAGTGTTAAAAAGGTCACAGCTCTGTTTCAAGATATTGGAGACTAGATTGTTCATACATTTTCCCTTGTGCATTCTATAATCCATACCCACTCCCCTCATTCTCCTGAAGTTTCTCTTGTCAAGTTCACCAATGATAGTCACATTACAAAATCAATAGTCATTGTTTTTAATCCTCATTTTACTTACTCTCTCAGCAGGGTTTGACCCAATTGACTACTCCCTCCTGAAAcaccttttctcctttattttagaTCACTGTGTTCTGccagtgtgatggttaattttatgtgtcaatttgacTGGACCACAAGATGCCCAGACATTTGGTTAAACCTTATTCTggctgtgtctgtgagggtgtttctggatagAATTAACATTTGGCTCAGTAGAcagagtaaagcagattgccctcctaACTGTAGGGGGCCTCATCGAATCAACTGAAGaccagaaacaaaaaaagaactaagTCCTGCTGCCTGATTGGCCTGAGATGGAACATTGGTCTCTTTCTGCCTTTATGTTTCTAAATGAAACAACAGTTCTTCTTGAGTCTTGAACCTGTAggctctcctggttctcaggcctctTTACTCAAATTGGAACTACACCATCAGCACTCCTGGGTTTCCAGCTTGTTCCTATTGACTATAGACCTtgagacttctcagcctccacagTAGCATGAGACAATTCTTCATAATAAATTTCTTCATATGGATTTATTTGCTTGTAAACTATCTCCCCCACTAGAGGATAGTGCTATGAGTAGAGACCTTTTGTCTGTTTAGTTTGCTTCTGTATTCCCAGCATTGGGACTGTGTCTAGCAGATAGTAGgcgttaaataaatatttgtgaactatataaaaaattttGCTTGTGTATATTTTCCCAAGGCCTAAGGCCAGTGACTACTTGTGCTTGTGTGCATATATCTTCATAGGTGCTCAGAATTTGTCCACATCTATTATTTATCCTCACATGAcctaaaggaagggaaggagggaacagTTTAACTGTGATTCACATGCATTGGTGGAATGGGAAAGTTTAGTTCTTAAGGCTGTTAGTTTAATGTCCTGTGCTTTGCAGATAAGAGTGCCTCAAAGTGGGCTGCTGGGCTTACCTTCATGTACctcatgaacacagtatatcttgAGGTCTTGtctttgaagaatttatttattttataaggcTGTGCATTTTGCTACAAGACCTGGCCAGTAACAATATACTCAGTCAATATgaattttcaacatttaaaattctttccagACTGGAAAAAATACACTTAAATTTGTGGCTTCCGGGTTTGTAAGCACACATGTGGTAAGATGAAGGAATGGTTTCAGACATCCATTGGAGCTTGTCTTCCAAACCCAGTAACCAATTTGCACTGATATACAAATAACCCTTTAGTGGCCTGTGAATGCTATTATGTGAGTAATTATTCCCTTCCTGACTTCCCCAATAATCTGGATTAGGTGTCTCAATGATAATTTATGATCAAGTATGTATGATTTTTTACATTAAGATTTTCACAGGATGATGATACATAATAAACTTTTCAAGTAAATGCACTAATAATTCATGTCTTAAATAGtaattctatcaccagtcacatgcccaaattacatttttataatgtGTTTATTTGTGTACAAAATATGTTGTAATTTACTGATGTATATGCAGCAAAATATGCAGCAAAATATTCTATCACGTACAACAAAAATACACTTTttaccctcttcccctccccttgaAAATGGCAACACTGTTTTGGCAGTTCAGCAGCTAAAAATAAAGTGCTATAATTAAGCAGTATTGGAATGTCTTCACTCAACAAATGTGATGTACAATTTGAGTATACAACCacatttttgttagtttttttcaCAGAACAGGAAATTCCACATCCTGAACACCTCCAGAAGatacaaatatttgtatatatatgtacacatgtatacactGTATATGTAAAGTGCCAACAAGCCTCTTTGTCTCTGTGAGTTTGTTGTGTTTATATTTATTCTGGCTTTCCAAAATCAGTCACACTGTTGGGATCTCAGAGTTCATCAGCAGGCACCAAGAAGCTCACCAAAGGCTGGCTTGTTAGGGGTGTGGTGTTGGTTAGAGGGTGGAGGGAGCCATCAGACCTCACTGGGGGACCTGGAGCGGAAGGGCACTTTGGACTGGAAACAGCCgcaaaagaggagccaaagggcccgTTGGATCTCCTGATTGCGGAAGGCATAGATGATAGGATTTATCATAGAGTTGTAGGTTGCGGGCAGCAGGGTGGCGTAGGTGTAGACATCTGGGTCCTCGTGGCTACCTACCACGCAGTAGATGGCAAAGGGCAGCCAGCTGGCACCGAAAGTGCCCAGCACCACTGCCAGCGTTCCCACACCTTTTCTGGTGGCAGCAAGGTGGGGTGGCGCCAGGCAGTGCTGCTGCAGCGCGATCTGGTGTGCGTGCCGCGAGACCACCTGGCAGATGCGCACGTACAGGTGCAGCATGATGCCGAAGACCGCAAAAAAGGTGGCAGAGAGCAGCGCCACATGGCTGCGCGTCAGCGGGCGCACCACGCTGCAGGCGGCGCGCTCCGCCAGGCAATTCCAGCCAAGCACCGGCAGCAGCCCGAGGCCTAAGGACACGGTCCAGGTGGCAGCAAGAAGGAGGTGCACGCCCAACAGGGTCCGTCGGGAGTAGTAGGTGAGTGCATTGTAGAGGGACAGGTAGCGGTCCACCGTGATGGCCAGCAGGCTGCTGACTGAGGCAGCGAACGAGGTCACAAGGAAGCCCACAGTGAGCAGGCTCACGGTCTCTGAGGGCACGACGTATTGGAATACGAAGTGCAGAATGAGACCGCAGCCCGCCAGCAGGTCGGCGGTGGCCAGGCTGCCCACCAGCACGAACATGGGCGTGCGCAGAGCAGGGGTAGACGCGATGAGCGCCACTACCAGGGCATTTTCGCCTGCGATCACCGTCCCAGACACGCAGAGCAGTACGTCCCATGGATTCACTGCCGAGAGCAGCAGCCCCGGCGGCCCCGCTGGCAGCTGCGAAGACAACTCCAGCGACGCATTAGCTGCGCCGCCGCCCCCCAGCGCCGCCGCCGCTGCGGCTGCCGGGTGCCCCCATTCACCGGTGTCCCGCGCTGCTGCTGCGGTGGCCGCTGCCGCCGCACCCTCGGCCGCCACTGCCACCACTTGGGAGTCGTTGAGCGCAGATACGCTCGCGTTCATCGCGGCGGGACGTTACACCCTGCGTGGAGAGGGAGAACAAGCGTCAGATGTGCGGTTCACCCCGCCAGGGTACTCCCCCGGGCGCTGCTGCCCCGCTCGTACTGCCCATTCCGCCTCAGAGCAGAGCGAGGAAGCAGTG
Coding sequences within:
- the GPR6 gene encoding G-protein coupled receptor 6, which produces MNASVSALNDSQVVAVAAEGAAAAATAAAARDTGEWGHPAAAAAAALGGGGAANASLELSSQLPAGPPGLLLSAVNPWDVLLCVSGTVIAGENALVVALIASTPALRTPMFVLVGSLATADLLAGCGLILHFVFQYVVPSETVSLLTVGFLVTSFAASVSSLLAITVDRYLSLYNALTYYSRRTLLGVHLLLAATWTVSLGLGLLPVLGWNCLAERAACSVVRPLTRSHVALLSATFFAVFGIMLHLYVRICQVVSRHAHQIALQQHCLAPPHLAATRKGVGTLAVVLGTFGASWLPFAIYCVVGSHEDPDVYTYATLLPATYNSMINPIIYAFRNQEIQRALWLLFCGCFQSKVPFRSRSPSEV